The Engystomops pustulosus chromosome 2, aEngPut4.maternal, whole genome shotgun sequence genomic interval TGTGTGCCAGAAAGGCTGGACAACTGGACATTCCTACATGCAATAGTAAAGGCCAGCTTCCTCGCCACAACATCTCCAACATGTGCCCATCTGAAACCCTCTAGTTGGAGTAAAATAGGAGTGGTGCCACAACTGGAGGTACATCTCCTGTAAGCGTGGCAAAGGCAAGGAGCTATAAGCATTAGCCATGGCCTTCAGGAGCTGTGATGGGGTGATGGACGAGTCATCACCAGTTGGTCAAGAACGCAGGCGAGGTTGTCCCCGCCCTAGACAACCTTGCCTGCGTCCTTAACCAACTGGTGATGACTCGTCTATTGGAGGAGTGCATAGTTTAGTGAGATCTGTTATATTGACCATTGGCCCTAATAAACCCACACCTAACTtgtaacccctagttacatacggacctcttgatgttaatttactgtacttttctaCTGtacttgggctacaataaacagctgtaatagttatcagtTATAAATAGTTACTAATTataaattaagatttattgttgaccctggttcttatggcaacccaaaagttttaaaatcaaattgtaacagagaccaaaaaaattttggctggggttacaattataaaataaacagttccgacttgcgTACATATTCACCTTATGAACAAACCTTgtgaagaacctatcttgtatgtaacccggggaccgcctatatTGGGGAAGTTAAGGTCCCCATTAAGCTTAGGTGGTTGGAGAATGTGAAACGCTATCCTTGGGTGACtcaactcccccctcccccagccagTTGCATTTCCGATATAGGTAATTAATTTTGTCTTGGTCTTAGGGTTGGGGTCCGGATTTGTTTGTTGGGGTTATTTGTTTATTcagcaattttatttttattaaattttttttttttccatatgtttATAAATTTATAGGAGGAATAACATTTCGTTTACATTTTTTCTTCTGTACTTTGACAGGTCTTATATGGTCACGTTATTCCCTTGTGATTATTCCTAAAAACTGGTCTCTCTTTGCTGTTAACTTCTTTGTTGGCTGTGCAGGCGGGTCACAACTCTTCAGAATTTGGAGGTATGTATGAGTTAATTCTTCGGAGATTTAAATACGTATAACCCTTTATACTTATAATGAAAGTATGATGACCGCATCTTAGAAGACCACCTGCAGgaggcatcagaaaggtgagtgtattgacttttttttttttatagactcaagtataagcagtttgttttttgtttttcagcactttttttttttttttttgtgctggaaaaactgtgcttatactcaagtttatatGGTAATCCTCTAAGGCTGCTGAAATGTGTTCTGGCCTACCATGTCTTCTCAGTTTGGTACAGTTCATTTCTCGTAAGCTGACTAATGGGCTTCATTAATGATGCTTCCTGATACATTCTATGAAGGTTATTGCACCTTGTGATTCCACCTTGTGATTTCGGTGTCTTCTAATTAAGCTACGGTGTGACACTGTTGGGGTGGGTGGGGGTAGTAGGTggtacagcaattttttttttttttttttttttataaacctcTGGATAAACCAACCCCTTAAAGGCTTCTTGAGAGCTTCAccaccaagcccccccccccccccaactgtaaGTAGAATGTATCTTGTGATAACATAGTCAACATATAGTAATCTATGAAGTCATCAAAAggtgttttttttcatttagatTTCAACAGAATAATATAATGCCTATACGACACAACCCTTAAGTCTTacttttcttttaacttcttttttCCATTACAGATACAATCAAGAGCTTAAAGCACAAACTGCTGAAGATGTCCAGAAAGCAGAGCACTAATTTTGTTAGTTGTAGTTTCATTTTTGAGCCAGAAAGCTTGGAAACTTCACGATAAACTTGAAGATACAGAGGACTGTATAGAATTTTAACCTTGTTATTGAGATAATTTCCTGAAATTTCTCATACATcatatcaataaaaaaaacattgtaacATTTCTATGGCCACATTTAAACGTCTATATCTCCAGAACCCTGGCTTCTCTAAAACCCAATCTAAATGTTGTATTAAACAGAAAAATCTGTTGTTTAAAAGAATGTCTTGCCAGGACATAAGGGTATTGAAATTCTAtccaaaaataatataataaagtgTGTACAAACACACATTAAAGAGGTTGGGCACTTTtaccacattttttgtaaagtctctcatgtcatgaaaaaaacaaaacaaaataaacattgtTATGATAGGTAAAGCttttctaaagtaagcagctcttagactacattcacactactgtatggaggacgtatatacggccgatatacgtcctccatagacagaaATGGGCGctcagcgccctacgggagcggtgcggtgcggcaccgtaccgctccgtacccgggaaaaagataggacctgtcttatctcttcccgtaatacggcgccgtgcgccatgtatctctatggagaggggcgggggtgagctgcgctcacctcctcctcctcctctccctgtgcactgccgttgcccaccacggtacgggcgggcaacggcagtgtgaatatagccttagtgctACCCTATTTTTAGCtctgataaactgctagctttatctgaaCCCTCAGACAAAGCTAGCAGATACTGCAGCGCCATACAATAGGAACGCTGGACCAAGCTAACAGTGGTCCGGGGTATTAATGAGGGTTCGGTCCGAGGAGGCGGTGATTGCCGTATGATTGCCTGGCAGTCACCGCGGCCCGTGGCGTGGGAGGAATGGTCGGGGAAGAAGCAGGAATTCATGAGGACCCCCCCTCATGAATTCTCTGGGCCGATCTAAGCTCTGTCCAGCATTCCTATTGTGTGCTGCTGTGACGGAGGGTTTcatataaagctagcagtttcaCTGCTAAAAATAGGATAGTGCTTTAGTAAGCATAGTGAGGTTTTTTTGGGCGACAAGTCTTCTTTAAAGAAGAGCATAACAAAGCTGCAAAAGTTAAACTGGACATTCAAGCACCATGACCCTCAGATTCGTGaacttgtttaacccctttgactaactcaataaaatatatttctaatTTCACCAGAAATTTTATAAGCACATTTTCTCACCTTCTGTGGTGTTATTTGTTTCCAGGGGAAAAGGAAAACCCTTTCAGCACATTTTGAATAGTTTATAAAGACACACAAGAGCTGTTATAAAATATGGTGGCATTTATAATTGCCTTCTATGCTAGTTTTCTGGCCAAGTGAGGGGGCCGGGGTGGGACACCAAAGGCCTGGCCTGGCAAGTATAGCTTAATTATTGTGGGATCTGGCATCAACCAAATAGAAGTGCCAGATTTCCTAAGAGGCCAGGAGCCTATTAGTATATCTGGTGTGTTATGCGCTGTGGAGGGGAACATTAAGACGTTTCATAATGTGGTTTGATATGTTTCCCTTGTATACTTCGATTCCCCATGATAAAGCCATTGTTGTCGTAAAACACTAACTCTTTTCTGAGGAGGCCTttaaaaaattgctaaaatatCATTCATTAAAACCTTTATACTTGCTGGTCGACGGACCATAACCTTAACCTTTCTGAAGAGCTGCTACTCTTGAGTGACTTCATGGGGTGCACCTAAACAAGAGCACCTCATCTTTAGGACATATAGGCTTGCCCATCTACTGAACGTTGCGCTTTTACAATAAACTTTACTCTCCTAGTGAAAAACATTCAACCGATCCAGCACAGGCAATGACATAAATGTCATAAATGTATACAGTTGGTACAGGATAAAGGatctcatagtttttttttactattttaactaTAACAGAAAAGTATAACAAACAATACAAAAACATGTTGTCAGGCTGGTAATGATGTTGTTATCGTTACACAAATCACACAGATGTGCCATAGCTAAAAGAGAAGAAATTCTACAGACCATGCTTTATATACTAGTTGTTTCTATATGATACGTGTAATCTGTCTTTCTAAGTGCTATTTGTCATAAGCTCATGTTGCGGAAAGGCTTTATAGTAAGGAGTTTTCATCCATAGCTCCCAATTCCTGTGATATTTAGTTTGGTAACCTTCATTGTATGCGAAGAATCTTTCTAAAATGCAATTATTGTTAACCCTCCTAGTGAGTTCTGTGAAAGAAGGGATCTTATTTGATTTCCAAAGAGCTGCAATGGGATTGAGTGCTGAGACTGTAATATAAAACACTTTTTTACTCTTTCTTTAGGAAGTAACCTAGCCATACCCACTCCCAGTAGAGCCATTGCTGGAAATTAGACCCAATTATATTTTTCAGCATTACTTCCAGTTGATGCCAAAATCCCCTTTAGAACGTCACAATCCCAAAATATATGAATCAGAGTTCCTTTGGCACTTGCGCATCTCCAGCAAAGCATAGAGACATTCGGATATATTTTGCTAAGTTTTTCTGGGGTATAGTACCAACGGTATAGTATTTTACGCATTGTTTCTAAATGTAATGCACATTTAGACAGTGCCCTTGGGGAGTCATAAATGAATTCCCATTCCTCTGGGTCCAAGTTTATATTTAGATCTTTTTCCCACTTTTCTGTACCTGGGAGCTTTTTAGGTTCATTTAGGTTTGTTTATGCCATATTTTAAATCCAACTCTGGTAGTTGGTAGCGCAGGGGGTAATATACTATTACCTAAAGCCAGCGCCCACATTTTAGCTGAAATTGAGCCCCCTGGAGTAACCCCATTTTCCATTTAAACCCATGGTTTTGTAGCTTTTGGGGTGAGCCATTGTCTTGCCTGTTCTGGAATTGCTGCCTCATAGTAGCTAGCGATTCTAGGGAGGGCCaaacctcctttttttttttgttataagtATAAGATGTTGGCTGCTGTCCAGGGTTTTTATTCCCCCAAATGTGTCTATTTATTAATTGTTGTAATTTATTCAAATACTTCTTAGAAATTGGAATTGGCATATTCCGGAATGTGTAAATGATTTTTGGTAGAATCATCATTTTAACTTGGGGCGAATATGAGGGGAGAAAGGGGACACCCTTGTCTAGTTCCATTTAAAATTTTAAAGGGTTTTGAAGAGTAACCACCCAGTGAGAAAAATGCAGATGGAGCTGTGTATAACGCCATTATGCCTTGAGTCGCATCTTCTGAGAAGCCAAATTTGCATAGGACTGCTTTTAGGTAGCCCCAGTGTACCCGGTCGaatgccttctctgcatccagagaaaggagcagagaaggcgtccgATTCCGCTCCACCATTTCCAAAAGGTCAACAAATGTGCGTGTGCCATCTGAGGTAACCCTCCCCCTGACGAAGCCCACCTGGTCCTGGTGAATGAGCCCCGGTAGGAGGAGTGCCATTATTTTGAAGTACAGTTTTAGATCTGTATTTAACAGAGATATCGGGTAGAAGTTGGGCGGTATGTCAGGGTTCTTCCCAGGTTTAGGGAGTGTAATTATAGAAGCTGTTAGCATCTCCTCTGGGATGCGCCCTGTCAATTGGATGCTGTTGAATACCTTCACTAAATATGGACCAAGCAATGTGAAGTGAGTCTTATAATAATCATTAGTCAGCCCATCGGGACCTGGAGCcttactatttttaagtgtcttaATAGCTCTGGTTCCCTTGTAAGGGAGGGGAGTTTTACTGAGTTGTGGAAACAGTtaatttccaccacgttccatgacggcccccacctggaggatgctcctatatcctgtagggacaggaagcgcaagagattaaaagctcctccctagcacccaacaccagtgtcttcctgtcccttcgggatataggatgcaagagagtctccctagggagacacgagatttcttttactttttactttttaccttttcttttactttttgctTTTTACTTTAATGGGTTCCGCCTCACAACCGAGTGGGGGGAACACCAAAATGTACCTCCTCCCCGCCCCCCGTTCTGCCAGCCCAACCAACGGTCCCGGGAGACCAATGCTGGGTGGTTGCGGGGGGGACATGCAGCGGTACCTGTGCTGGGGCCCTTTCTCTGCTGGAGGACCGGTGTGTGAGGGGCATCGGTCCTCGGCGGTGAGGGGTTCCGGCTCCGGTAGGATGTTTACGTGCGCGCGCGCGCACGTGGTCCGGGATGGCCGCGTACCGGAAGTCGGCCGCAGACGCGACTTCCGGTATACACGTCAGAGCGACAGGGTCGCGTCATTGGGGGCGGACCCGAAAGCCGGCTCCGTGGACGCATGCGCAGTCCAGGAGCCCGATCGCTTCCGGTTTGAaccggaagggggaggagggacgAGCCTCTCCAGAACGCGGGAAAAAATCAAATTTAAGCGTTCCTGGAAGAAAAACCTAGTCGGTGGCTCTGGTGCTTCCAGCAAAATGGCTGATGACGCATCCAAcctgttccaggtcctggtacccgtaagtacaagccctgggctgtcctcttctctctcaccatacatttcatacctgttattaactgttatcatgtatgcttctcttagggaaaagagcagaaagaacctaaagagaaagaacagagagagagagataaaccccttaaaaaaccctctaaaagatgTGGCTTATGTAGTTCTAAATTACCAGAGGACTATAGGAAAAGCCTGTGTTCAGATTGTCTGACCAAAATTTTAAAAGAGGAAAGGTCGTCATTAAT includes:
- the MPC2 gene encoding mitochondrial pyruvate carrier 2 isoform X2, translating into MEMEALSLIRHHDLEGPKTVFFWAPIMKWGLVIAGLADMTRPADKLSPAQSAVLTATGLIWSRYSLVIIPKNWSLFAVNFFVGCAGGSQLFRIWRYNQELKAQTAEDVQKAEH